In the Streptomyces cinnamoneus genome, GTGCCAGTTCCTGCGCACGGCTCAGCTCCTGCTCGGTCACCTCGCCGACCGAGCAGCCGTAGCGGTTCCGGAAGGAGGCGATCATGCGGTCAATGACCTCGGCGCGAGGGAGGCCTGTCTGCCGACGAAGCGGATCGACCCGCTTCTTCGCGCTCTTCGTGCCCTTGTCGGAGAGCTTCTCCTTGCCGATGCGCAGCACGTCGAGCATCTTGTCGGCATCGATGTCGTAGGCCATGGTCACGTGGTGCAGTACTGCACCGTTCTCGCCGACCATTCGCTTCTGCGCGGCCCCCGCGATCTTCCCGGCGTCGGTGGCGATGTCGTTCAGCGGCTGGTACCAGGCCTTGATGCCCATGTCGCCGAGGGCGGCGAGCACCCAGTCGTCGAGGTAGGCGTAGCTGTCGGCGAAGGACAGCCCTTGGACGAGGGAGTCCGGTACGTACAGCGAGTAGGTGATCGTACTTTGGGGCTCTACAAACATAGCCCCGCCTCCGCTGATACGGCGGACGACCGTCATGCCATGGCGCTCCGCGGACT is a window encoding:
- a CDS encoding lipoate--protein ligase family protein yields the protein MHGEYKVPGGKLVVVDLDVVDGALRDVRVAGDFFLEPDEALFDINRALEGANADLPAPELAGRIDAALPEGTVMFGLTSEAVGVAVRRALANATDWHDYDWQLIHTGPQSPALHMALDEVLTAEVAAGRRAPTLRVWEWESPAVIIGSFQSLRNEVDMESAERHGMTVVRRISGGGAMFVEPQSTITYSLYVPDSLVQGLSFADSYAYLDDWVLAALGDMGIKAWYQPLNDIATDAGKIAGAAQKRMVGENGAVLHHVTMAYDIDADKMLDVLRIGKEKLSDKGTKSAKKRVDPLRRQTGLPRAEVIDRMIASFRNRYGCSVGEVTEQELSRAQELAQTKFSSPEWTARVP